In Halodesulfovibrio marinisediminis DSM 17456, the sequence TAGCACTGTTCCTGAATTTACATTATACAAATCTGTTGCATATGCTCCGGCGATGCGCACATAAAACGTTTGTGTATTTTCCAACGTTGCCTGCATATTTTCCATAGTCAATACTGACGGCTGCCCAAGAACACGGCTATCCCCTGTTGCTTCAAGCGCTCGCACAGTTGCCATAAACGTATTTGAGCCTGAGGTAAAAATAGTAGAAAAATCCAAACCTTTTAAAAGCTTTGGAGTAAAAGCAGTTTTCCCTTTGAAAATAACCTTGTCTGCAACACTATTAATGTTCCAATCCACCCCTAAGTCACGCGAAAAATCCACATTCACATCCACAATAATGGCCTGTATCTGAATAAGGCGCTGCGGAATATCAATTGCCTGAATCAACTCAGCATACATTGGCATATTGGCAGCAAAGTCCCGTACGATCACTGCATTAATACGTGGTTCAGCTGTAATTACTATGCCCCTCTCAGCAAGAGTCTTGTATCCTTCCGACTGTCCCTGCTTACTCTGCTGTACCTGCTTCTGCTGCCCTGGAGGGACATCTTTGGCTCCGGCATTTAACCCTTGTCCAAGCAAAGACGTTGCTGTGGGAGAATTCTCCACGCTTCGAATCTTTGCTTGAGAGATATCTCCTGTCGCCATTGCCCGCAGGATACTTGCAGCACCAGGAATTACTGTTGAACCTTTATTTGTGTTAATTGTAAAATCATCAGCCCATATATGACGAAGTTTAAACACACGAACAATGCTGCGCTCTTGCGCGTTATGTGCAGCACTAGCCAACGCGAATCGTATATCTGTAATGTACTCTTTTGGAGCAGTTACGAACATACTATCTGCAGATGGGGAAAGGTTAGGTTTAATGTACGGAGAATAAATATTGTTACGTTTCAAAAACGCGCTTAAAGAAGATGGCACTCCGGGCTCACTATCCAACATCCCTTTTTTCACTGCAATACGCTCAGAAACAACATCACTTTGTGTGTAAAAATAAATTTTTGCATTGTAAACATACCATAAAATATTATACGCAGCAGTAATACCATCTAAAAACTGATGTGGATCAACACTAACAAACTCTCCATAAATATTTCCAGAGATAGAAGAAGAAATCGCTGCTGTATACCCTTGCTCACGAGCAAATGCTGTTAAAGTCTGCTGAATCTCTTCACCCCTAACAATACGAG encodes:
- the sctC gene encoding type III secretion system outer membrane ring subunit SctC; amino-acid sequence: MRFLFFIRSMVCVLLLLLPVTAFSAVFQESFTRIVRGEEIQQTLTAFAREQGYTAAISSSISGNIYGEFVSVDPHQFLDGITAAYNILWYVYNAKIYFYTQSDVVSERIAVKKGMLDSEPGVPSSLSAFLKRNNIYSPYIKPNLSPSADSMFVTAPKEYITDIRFALASAAHNAQERSIVRVFKLRHIWADDFTINTNKGSTVIPGAASILRAMATGDISQAKIRSVENSPTATSLLGQGLNAGAKDVPPGQQKQVQQSKQGQSEGYKTLAERGIVITAEPRINAVIVRDFAANMPMYAELIQAIDIPQRLIQIQAIIVDVNVDFSRDLGVDWNINSVADKVIFKGKTAFTPKLLKGLDFSTIFTSGSNTFMATVRALEATGDSRVLGQPSVLTMENMQATLENTQTFYVRIAGAYATDLYNVNSGTVLRVTPSIVEDPETKEVDGIRILVHVKDGQGAPSPKNEVDKIPVVKATTINTQAVIKPGQSLLLGGYYYETSQVNDDGVPGLKEVPVLNLFFGHQKTVVKRMQRLILISPTVIDLDEVKDQTVDIDKLGFEKKVFDTSVIQPPAQQKGIIRGGCARSSARPTSPSAGSTVQPVTGLIPPVETPRGITSGVM